A stretch of the Stegostoma tigrinum isolate sSteTig4 chromosome 34, sSteTig4.hap1, whole genome shotgun sequence genome encodes the following:
- the LOC125446433 gene encoding zinc finger protein 227-like, whose translation MNNPRIHMRKKTLTCDVCDKSASSSSNLSMHQHIHTEEKPFMCRQCGKSFSQSSKLLVHQRIHTGEKPFQCKVCDKSFSQSRYLRTHQCVHTGEKPFHCEVCDKSFSQSGYLRIHQRVHTGEKPFRCEVCDKSFSQSGYLHTHQRVHTGEKPFYCEVCDKSFSQAGYLRIHRRIHAGDKLFKCEVCDKSFPTSLRLLFHQRIHTGEKPFKCDLCDKSFSQSGNLHLHRRVHTGEKPFTCDLCDKSFSHSGSLTLHQRVHTGEKPFSCELCDKSFSWSGSLRIHRRMHTGEKPFRCEVCDKSFARAVFLRTHQRVHTGEKPFHCEVCDKSFTQSGYLHIHQRIHTGEKLFQCDVCDKSFPTSSGLLFHQRIHTGEKPFRCEVCDKSFSSSSNLRIHERVHTGEKPFQCEVCDKSFTQSGYLRTHQRIHTGEKLFKCEVCDKSFPTSQRLLIHQRIHTGEKPFRCEVCNKSFTQSGNLRTHQRTHTGEKLFKC comes from the coding sequence ATGAATAACCCACGCATTCACATGCGGAAAAAAACACTCACATGTGATGTGTGTGACAAGTCAGCCTCATCGTCATCAAACCTCTCCATGCACCAGCATATTCACACAGAGGAGAAGCCGTTCATGTGCAGGCAGTGTGGAAAATCATTCTCCCAGTCATCAAAACTCCTCGTCCACCAACGtatccacacaggggagaaaccattccaGTGCAAGgtatgtgacaaatcattctcacaaTCACGATACCTTCGCACACACCAATGTGTCCACACGGGGGAAAAACCCTTCCATTGTGAGGTATGTGACAAGTCCTTCTCACAGTCAGGATACCTACGTATACACCAACGCGTCCACACAGGAGAGAAGCCATTTCGATGcgaggtgtgtgacaaatcattctcgcAGTCAGGATACCTGCACACACACCAGCGTGTCCATACAGGAGAGAAACCTTTCTAttgtgaggtgtgtgacaaatccTTTTCACAGGCAGGATACCTCCGCATACACCGACGTATTCATGCAGGAGACAAATTGTTTAAGTGTGAGGTATGTGACAAATCATTCCCCACTTCATTGAGACTCCTGTTCCATCAGaggattcacacaggggagaagccattcaagtGTGACTTGTGTGACAAGTCATTCTCACAGTCAGGAAACCTCCACTTACACCGACGTgtccacacaggggagaaaccattcacctgtgACTTGTGTGACAAATCCTTCTCACATTCAGGATCCCTGACCCTACATCAGCGTGTacacacaggagagaaaccattcagctGTGAACTGTGTGACAAATCTTTCTCATGGTCAGGATCCCTCCGCATACACCGACGTAtgcacacaggagagaaaccttTTCGGTGTgaagtgtgtgacaaatcattcgcGCGAGCAGTATTCCTCCGTACGCACCAACGTGtgcacacaggagagaaaccttTCCAttgtgaggtgtgtgacaaatcattcacACAGTCAGGATACCTGCACATACACCAACgtattcacacaggagagaagtTGTTTCAGTGTGATGTATGTGACAAATCATTCCCCACTTCATCAGGACTCCTGTTCCATCAGAGGATTCACACCGGAGAGAAACCTTTCCGATGTgaagtgtgtgacaaatcattctcatcATCATCGAATCTCCGCATCCATGAACGTgtccacacaggggagaaacctttccaatgtgaggtgtgtgacaaatcattcacGCAGTCAGGATATCTCCGCACGCACCAGCgtattcacacaggagagaagtTGTTTAAATGcgaggtgtgtgacaaatcattcccCACTTCACAAAGACTCCTGATCCATCAGAGGATTCACACAGGAGAAAAACCATTCAGGTGTGAGGTGTGTAATAAATCATTTACACAGTCAGGAAACCTTCGCACACACCAACGAACACACACAGGAGAGAAGTTGTTTAAGTGTTAG